The DNA sequence AATTGGTTTTGAAAAGGCCCTTCAGATAAAAGCGCCGAGCGCCGTCCTCAACCAGCCGCCCAGCCCCTCTTGCTCTTTCGGGCCAATCGTGGCTCCCGCTGCCATTACGTGGCCCATGACGCAGGTTCTTCCTCAGCTCCGCCATCTTTGCTAGCTCGCCGcgtgttgctgctgctgctattgGTCCGGAGCGGTGAAGCTAAAAGAGGAGAAGAGCTCGACCGGTCGCTTCGCCTTTGCTGGTAAAGGGGAATGGGGACGTAGTCCTGGGGCGATCGTGAAGGCCTCGTTGGGAAACGACGGCGCTCCATTATTGCGTTTATCTCCAGGTGGTTAGTAGCTGGATTACCCAGCGCTGCTGTTAGTTTGCTCACGCCGTCCATGATAGCGCCGCGTGATGTGCGGGGCTCCACGCCCTTACTCGCTGGTTCAGACAATAATTAGCACTATCAGAAGGAGCACTGCTTTGTGATATTGGGCTAAACTGCCCAGGAGCGGGACTTCAAGTCTGCCGTGCCGTGCTCCCCCCACGCTGACACCCTTTGCTTGCGTTGTTTTGTGTCCGGACGTGCCCCATGGCTAACTCCGTGCTGCCCATGCCAGCACCCAGATTTGCCCCACTTAGTAAGTCGCCCTTGTCTGCTGGTCATCACGCACAGGACGGTTGTTGTCCAGGCTGGCTTGACTTGGCGTGGCCGAGGCCTGTGATGTCTCTGTGGGGTGCTGCACGAAGGCAGCTCCATGTGCTTCGAACGACCCGTAGGGGTGTAGATCACATCGTCCACTAGCAAGGAGCTGGGAGCCAGTGGTGGACAGGTCAACGGCTGTAGCAGTCAGAGCCCTTGTGGACTTTGTGTGGCCACTTGTTTGACAGACAATCAATTGGGGTTCAGTCCACCTTTTCTAGCATTGAAGTAGGATTTGTTTAGTGTCATATTCGTGATGCAACAGTTTTTGTGCAGTGAGAGTTTACAAGTGATGTTTACCATTGTCCTGTTTTAGGTGAACATGAATCAAGAGAAACTCGCCAAACTTCAAGCCCAGGTCCGGATAGGTGGTAAGGTGCGTCAGCTTTCTATACCTCCATTCAGAAAACTATTTGAAGGAATACTACTACACATTTCTAAAACTAATAACTACTAAAAGGCATGTGACAGAATATCATATTCATGAGACTAAATTTTGTAAAATTAGTTAACAATGTTGCTTTGGTTCATATAATCCAGATGTTACCCATCTGGATAATGTGTTTGGTTGAGTAAATGAAGACTGTCTGGTTTGGCTGTGTTAATCCCTGCCTGTGATTGAGGAGAAGCCCCTCAATGTATTTTGCTTCAGGCACTTGATGTGGAAAAACAGCTGCTGACAGTCAGGCAGCCCGAAGGGCTTTTCCCTACATCAGCACTCCTTTTATGGAGAGAGCGTTGACACAGTCAGTGATGCTTGCGAGTCACAGATTGCAGTCGCCATGAGGTGCAGAAGGTTCCTGTCTCTGCATTGTTACCATGCGTCCAGTTAGCTGCCTTTCAGATGGAGCCCTCTTGACAATTACAGCATCATTTAGTTTCTGGTAGTGTGGCACTTTTTTGGCTCATGTAGAAGTGTCAGGACCCCATGGGGGACAGCAGTTGTATGAGTAGTGGCTTCTGGATCCCTCTGGGTGGCGCTGTCTTTTTTCTTGGTACCTTGCTTTGGTCTGTGACATTGACTGTTTCCAGCAGCCTGGTGGTGAATGTGCTCCAAGCAGCTCTTTGACTTCTATGTGTTTTTGGTTCTTAGGGGACAGCACGTAGAAAGAAGAAGGTTGTACACAGAACAGCGACCGCAGATGACAAAAAGCTTCAGAGTTCCCTAAAGAAACTGGCTGTGAACAACATAGCTGGCATTGAGGAGGTTAGTGGACcccccacttcctgtttgcatTTTCCTCTGAGGTTTAATAAAGGGGAATGGGGATGATCAGCATCAGAGTGCTGATATTGGAGAGCGTCTTGTCAACCTGGCTTTGTTTGGTCCAGGTGAACATGATCAAGGACGATGGGACGGTTATCCACTTCAACAACCCCAAGGTGCAGGCCTCGCTGTCAGCCAACACCTTCGCCGTCACCGGCCACGCCGAGACCAAGCAGCTGACTGACATGCTGCCCGGGATCCTCAGCCAGCTGGGCTCCGACAGCCTGACCAGCCTGCGGAAGCTTGCAGAGCAGTTCCCCCGGCAAGGTGGGGGTCTGCCGGTGTCACGTGGGTGCTTAGGGCCTGGCCTGCCCATTCATGATCTCACCCAGATCCACTTACCATAGAAGTCGGATTTATTTAGGAGATGGTTTTGTTCAGTGCCATACAAGTGAGGGAAGCTTGGGGTTGAGAGCTATGCTCAATGGTCCAGCAAAATGCAATTATTTTGCTTGTCAGAGGATTCCAGCCCACCACCTTCAGGAGACCTTCTGAGCTCCCTGTTTCAGTAGCATGGAAATGTGGACGCATTGTAGGGGTCCCGGACAAGGAGGATATAATGCGTGCATAATGAGCGTTCTGACTATTGTAATGTGGCCACAAATTTTATATATGTCTGCAGTGTATATTCTTCATAAGCAGAAATGATCTCTGGGTAATGCCTGTCTCTACTAATGACTAGATCTGAGGGCTCAGATCTAAACTCTGTTTCTTTGCAGTTCTTGAGAACAAAGCTCCCAAATCGGAGGACATTGAGGAGGAGGATGACGATGTACCAGGTACATTTGGACCTTTTTTTAATTCCAACATATTCCTATTCCTTGTTTATGTAAGAATCTTGAAAATCTTTGTTCCCCTCTGTACAGTTAGCTTTGACGAAACATTGCTTATTTCTAGAAATGGCAGCATGTGGTACTTTACAGTGCTATCACATTATGGTCTGGAGTGTGACTTCTGCTAATTCTGGGTGTTTCTCTGTGTAATGCCCTTCATCCCTCCTGCAGATCTTGTTGAAAACTTTGATGAGGCATCAAAGAATGAGGCAAACTGAATTTTCCCTGGAGACGAGGGCGTATCTCCCCTTCTGGGGGGTACTGCAGTCAAGATCTCTGTCCAGTGTTTTAACTACAGGAAACCTGACAGCTCTTCATGAGAACCATCATCCCAGAGACtcgttttgtattttttaacagGTTGCCTGTGCAGGCATCTTCCAGAAAGGATGATTTGGGCACTTGGACCTTTGGTTAAAAACGTTCCTTAAATAGCTGGTCCTGTCTATGATTGCAGTGGTGAGAGAAAATGCGAGTCTTATTTAAGTTCTTCTTTTCCCCTTTTTTCTGTctaaatcacaaaataaaatggaTTGATTAACCTTTTGACACGGTGCTGTTTTACTTTGCTCACTATAAAATTAGCTTTTCCCAG is a window from the Paramormyrops kingsleyae isolate MSU_618 chromosome 21, PKINGS_0.4, whole genome shotgun sequence genome containing:
- the btf3l4 gene encoding transcription factor BTF3 homolog 4 is translated as MNQEKLAKLQAQVRIGGKGTARRKKKVVHRTATADDKKLQSSLKKLAVNNIAGIEEVNMIKDDGTVIHFNNPKVQASLSANTFAVTGHAETKQLTDMLPGILSQLGSDSLTSLRKLAEQFPRQVLENKAPKSEDIEEEDDDVPDLVENFDEASKNEAN